The following coding sequences are from one Geothrix sp. window:
- a CDS encoding aromatic amino acid hydroxylase produces MLPAPSPTRRAIDRLPAHLRRFVVDQDHGAYTPRDHAVWRHILHRLADRLRDTAHASYLSGLAATGIGLERIPSLDEMNGKLEAMGWSAVGVRGFIPPAVFTELQSLGVLAIAADIRSHEHIEYTPAPDIVHESAGHAPILADQRYASYLKRCGEVGFRAIASVEDQAVYEAIRNLSVVKEDPAASEEEVRLAQERLHAAGASRRYVSESTKASRLYWWTAEYGLVGSLDDPKLYGAGLLSSLGEAAHCLTPAVKKVPLCLVCADTEYDITRMQPQLFVARDFDHLFEVLEAFEATLGWRRGGDHGLEEALRARTVNHLVLDDGLELTGKVVARIPARGELAPGLATALARIEGPVQLSRHGQAGQRPWPGEALVAFGSGLLPRRGAFSLDLPSGLFLTGFRVGEHEVINLRGHQDGRPLDLPSWALLFLSGSLPSVAGGPADPGAWDAWFGDPSALAEGEAEAQARDRKAQALPADLAALYLEARSLREGGRIEDERLRRLAGRAAEHPDEWLLQAELAELEARR; encoded by the coding sequence ATGCTCCCTGCCCCATCCCCGACCCGGCGCGCCATCGACCGCCTGCCCGCCCACCTGCGCCGCTTCGTGGTGGACCAGGACCATGGGGCCTACACGCCGAGGGACCACGCGGTGTGGCGGCACATCCTGCACCGGCTGGCGGACCGCCTGAGGGATACGGCCCATGCCAGCTACCTGTCGGGCCTGGCGGCCACGGGCATCGGCCTGGAGCGCATCCCCAGCCTGGACGAGATGAACGGGAAGCTGGAGGCCATGGGCTGGTCCGCCGTGGGCGTGCGGGGCTTCATCCCCCCCGCCGTGTTCACGGAGCTGCAGTCCCTGGGGGTGCTGGCCATCGCCGCGGACATCCGCAGCCACGAGCACATCGAGTACACGCCCGCCCCCGACATCGTCCACGAGAGCGCGGGCCACGCGCCGATCCTGGCTGACCAGCGCTACGCGTCGTACCTGAAGCGCTGCGGCGAGGTGGGCTTCCGGGCCATCGCCTCGGTGGAGGACCAGGCGGTGTACGAGGCCATCCGCAACCTCAGCGTGGTGAAGGAGGACCCCGCCGCCAGTGAGGAGGAAGTGCGCCTGGCCCAGGAGCGCCTCCACGCCGCCGGGGCCAGCCGCCGCTACGTGAGCGAGAGCACCAAGGCTAGCCGCCTCTACTGGTGGACCGCCGAGTACGGCCTGGTGGGCAGCCTGGACGATCCCAAGCTCTACGGCGCGGGCCTGCTCAGCAGCCTGGGCGAGGCGGCCCACTGCCTCACCCCGGCGGTGAAGAAGGTGCCCCTCTGCCTGGTCTGCGCCGACACGGAATACGACATCACGCGCATGCAGCCCCAGCTCTTCGTGGCGCGGGACTTCGACCACCTCTTCGAGGTGCTGGAGGCCTTCGAGGCGACGCTCGGCTGGCGGCGGGGCGGCGACCACGGCCTGGAGGAGGCCCTGCGCGCCCGCACCGTGAACCACCTGGTGCTGGATGACGGCCTGGAGCTCACCGGCAAGGTGGTGGCGCGGATCCCCGCCCGGGGCGAGCTGGCGCCTGGCCTCGCCACGGCCCTGGCCCGCATCGAGGGCCCGGTCCAGCTCTCCCGCCACGGCCAGGCTGGCCAGCGGCCCTGGCCCGGCGAGGCCCTGGTGGCCTTCGGCAGCGGGCTGCTGCCCCGCCGCGGGGCCTTCAGTCTGGACCTGCCCTCGGGGCTCTTCCTCACGGGCTTCCGGGTGGGCGAGCACGAGGTGATCAACCTGCGGGGGCACCAGGACGGCCGCCCCCTGGACCTGCCCAGCTGGGCCCTGCTCTTCCTGAGCGGGAGCCTGCCCTCGGTGGCGGGCGGACCGGCCGATCCCGGGGCCTGGGATGCCTGGTTCGGCGATCCCTCCGCCCTGGCCGAGGGGGAGGCCGAAGCCCAGGCCCGGGACCGCAAGGCCCAGGCCCTGCCCGCGGATCTGGCGGCACTCTACCTCGAGGCGCGATCCCTGCGCGAGGGTGGCCGGATCGAAGACGAGCGGCTCCGCCGCCTGGCCGGCCGCGCTGCGGAACACCCCGACGAGTGGCTGCTGCAGGCGGAGCTGGCCGAACTGGAGGCGAGGCGATGA
- a CDS encoding 4a-hydroxytetrahydrobiopterin dehydratase, whose product MSWREENGTLVRTFKTPDFLTAYNLVSAIVGPAEALNHHPDLAFGWGYVRITLTTHDAGGITELDHRLADAIDHAVKPFDL is encoded by the coding sequence ATGAGCTGGCGCGAGGAGAACGGCACCCTGGTGCGGACCTTCAAGACCCCGGATTTCCTGACGGCCTACAACCTGGTGAGCGCCATCGTGGGCCCGGCCGAGGCGCTGAACCACCACCCGGATCTCGCCTTCGGCTGGGGCTATGTGCGGATCACCCTCACCACCCATGACGCGGGCGGCATCACAGAGCTGGATCACCGGCTGGCCGACGCCATTGATCATGCAGTTAAACCATTTGATCTATAA
- a CDS encoding NAD(P)-binding domain-containing protein: MRIAFLGLGRMGLPMARNLLGREHTVTVYNRTPGRAETLAALGAEVATTVAEAVRNAEVAITMLSDDAAMNEVAQGQTGLLRHLPARAIHICMGSMGIEVSAALATAHAQADQGYLAAPVFGRPDTAATRHLWILAGGPEPQVNRCRPIFEALGQGYTRVGPNPALAHALKLGGNLLTMAMELAASEILPYATKAGLPPADYLRLLNTAIFRSHVMDGYGSIPARPSFDPEDQTLDLAASELLAQACKDLGADIPPVDLLHARLQAASARGWGEQDLAELTRTFHLETGGEEPPALTRATPPSPPRPKPLHPPPPRTVIQSEEPLPSPEPKSAPSSAKTARKAEPAKLKPPQVLSANRFDALEDGAPVTLDLNRSSHFELIHGQVWAWSEGRRYRTFWTSLDEVESTFHHVMFLRSKRHVLLRPEAVLELRPTFGGGAKARVGGDVELDVGRTALARLKDLLGL; this comes from the coding sequence GTGCGCATCGCATTCCTGGGTCTGGGGCGCATGGGCCTTCCCATGGCCCGCAACCTCCTGGGGCGGGAGCACACCGTCACGGTCTACAACCGGACGCCCGGCCGGGCCGAAACCCTGGCGGCCCTGGGGGCGGAAGTCGCCACCACCGTGGCCGAGGCCGTGAGGAACGCGGAAGTGGCCATCACCATGCTGTCCGATGATGCGGCCATGAACGAGGTCGCCCAGGGCCAGACCGGCCTCCTTCGCCACCTGCCCGCCAGAGCGATCCACATTTGCATGGGCAGCATGGGAATCGAGGTCTCCGCTGCCCTCGCCACCGCCCATGCCCAGGCGGACCAGGGCTACCTGGCGGCTCCGGTCTTCGGCCGGCCGGACACGGCTGCCACCCGCCACCTCTGGATCCTGGCCGGGGGACCCGAGCCTCAGGTGAACCGCTGCCGGCCCATTTTCGAGGCGCTGGGGCAGGGCTATACCCGGGTCGGGCCCAATCCCGCCCTCGCCCATGCCCTGAAGCTGGGGGGGAACCTGCTCACGATGGCCATGGAACTCGCCGCGTCGGAAATCCTCCCCTATGCCACTAAGGCCGGGTTGCCTCCCGCGGACTACCTGCGCCTGCTGAACACGGCCATCTTCAGGTCCCACGTGATGGATGGCTACGGGAGCATTCCGGCCCGGCCGTCCTTCGATCCGGAGGACCAGACCCTCGACCTGGCCGCCAGCGAGCTGCTGGCACAAGCCTGCAAGGACCTGGGAGCCGACATCCCGCCGGTCGATCTCCTCCACGCGCGTCTGCAGGCCGCCAGCGCCCGGGGCTGGGGTGAGCAGGACCTTGCCGAACTGACCCGGACCTTCCACCTGGAGACCGGAGGCGAAGAGCCTCCGGCCCTGACCCGGGCGACGCCGCCTTCCCCGCCCCGTCCAAAACCGCTGCATCCTCCCCCGCCCCGCACAGTGATCCAGTCAGAGGAGCCGCTTCCCTCCCCGGAGCCGAAGTCCGCCCCGTCGTCCGCCAAGACCGCCCGGAAGGCCGAGCCCGCCAAGCTGAAACCGCCCCAGGTCCTCTCCGCCAACCGGTTCGACGCCCTGGAAGACGGGGCTCCCGTGACCCTCGACCTGAACCGGAGCAGTCACTTCGAGTTGATCCACGGCCAGGTCTGGGCCTGGTCGGAGGGAAGGCGCTACAGGACCTTCTGGACCAGCCTCGACGAGGTCGAGTCGACCTTCCACCACGTGATGTTCCTGCGGAGCAAGCGGCATGTCCTGCTGCGGCCCGAGGCCGTCCTGGAACTGCGGCCCACGTTTGGGGGGGGTGCCAAGGCGCGTGTGGGGGGGGATGTCGAGCTGGACGTGGGGCGCACCGCCTTGGCCCGACTTAAGGACCTGCTGGGCCTGTGA
- a CDS encoding response regulator transcription factor, with the protein MCPPEPRSLPPKKVPAASQSEPGTPPEAEATLVLVVEDEPLARVSIRATLLKAGFLVVEAESGEQALGLFDQGPAPDVVILDIGLPGLDGFQVCQAMRKKRADTAILMLTARADPSDKITGLTLGADDYLVKPFNPGELVARIRAVLRRSALQAPSTEPIVAGDLRLDPRSQKAYKRGVDANLSPREFALLAALLRHPGQVMSREKLAQEVWGPAHQANARALDVFVCKLRDKIEDDPDHPFYVKTAWGAGYISG; encoded by the coding sequence ATGTGCCCCCCTGAACCCCGTTCGCTCCCCCCGAAGAAGGTGCCGGCCGCGTCCCAGTCCGAACCAGGGACACCCCCGGAAGCCGAGGCCACCCTGGTCCTCGTGGTCGAAGACGAGCCGCTGGCGCGGGTCTCCATCCGGGCGACCCTGCTGAAAGCGGGCTTCCTGGTCGTCGAGGCCGAAAGCGGTGAACAGGCGCTGGGCCTCTTCGACCAGGGTCCCGCTCCCGATGTGGTGATCCTGGACATCGGCCTGCCCGGCCTCGATGGTTTTCAGGTCTGTCAGGCCATGCGGAAGAAGCGGGCCGACACGGCCATCCTCATGCTCACGGCCCGGGCCGATCCCTCAGACAAGATCACCGGCCTCACGCTGGGGGCCGATGACTACCTGGTGAAGCCCTTCAATCCCGGCGAGCTGGTGGCACGCATCCGGGCCGTCCTGCGGCGATCGGCGCTTCAGGCGCCCTCGACGGAACCCATCGTGGCGGGTGACCTGCGCCTCGACCCTCGATCCCAGAAGGCTTACAAGCGCGGCGTGGACGCCAACCTGTCACCGCGTGAATTCGCCCTGCTTGCGGCCCTCCTCCGCCATCCCGGCCAGGTCATGTCCCGGGAGAAGCTGGCCCAGGAGGTCTGGGGGCCGGCGCACCAGGCCAACGCGCGGGCGCTGGATGTGTTTGTCTGCAAGCTCCGCGACAAGATCGAAGACGATCCTGACCATCCCTTCTATGTCAAGACCGCCTGGGGCGCGGGCTACATCTCCGGCTGA
- a CDS encoding cytochrome c biogenesis protein ResB produces MINAYASRVWGFLKSFQLTIVLLALLMCLVLFCTLAQVEMGTQGAVNAYMRSFIVWNQPLLLRLPFPGGALVGLLLTLNLMAKTIDIKLSWQKSGMWLVHVGLVVLFAGEFVAGMMQVDTNLTVEVGQTVNFVQSYKQMELAVIDVTDPTWDEVYSVPDTLLAKGGAVTIPGTPITLNVKKFYANAELANLAPGALPSLATAGVGAGVSIVERPVVSADNEMNQTSAFVEPVAGGRSYGTWLVSVALGAPQSFTHEGHTYTLAMRLRRQYLPYAFTLKQFRHDVYPGTDIPKNFSSLVQVVNPSRNESREVLIYMNQPLRYEGKTFYQASFGKNDTLSVLSVVENPGWLLPYVSCVLVSLGLLVHFAIVLRRSLKRRQDKKEG; encoded by the coding sequence TTGATTAACGCCTACGCCTCCCGAGTCTGGGGCTTCCTGAAGTCCTTCCAGCTCACCATCGTCCTGCTCGCGCTGCTGATGTGCCTCGTGCTGTTCTGCACCCTGGCCCAGGTGGAGATGGGCACCCAGGGCGCCGTGAACGCCTACATGCGCAGCTTCATCGTCTGGAACCAGCCGCTCCTGCTGAGGCTGCCCTTCCCCGGCGGGGCCCTGGTGGGTCTGCTCCTCACCCTCAACCTCATGGCCAAGACCATCGACATCAAGCTCAGCTGGCAGAAGTCCGGCATGTGGCTGGTCCACGTGGGCCTGGTGGTGCTCTTCGCCGGCGAGTTCGTGGCCGGCATGATGCAGGTGGACACCAACCTGACCGTCGAGGTGGGCCAGACGGTCAACTTCGTGCAGAGCTACAAGCAGATGGAGCTTGCCGTCATCGATGTCACCGACCCCACCTGGGACGAGGTCTACTCGGTGCCGGACACGCTGCTGGCCAAGGGTGGCGCCGTCACCATCCCGGGCACGCCGATCACCCTGAACGTGAAGAAGTTCTATGCCAACGCGGAACTGGCCAACCTGGCGCCCGGTGCGCTGCCCTCCCTGGCCACCGCCGGCGTGGGCGCGGGCGTATCCATCGTCGAGCGGCCCGTCGTCTCCGCCGACAACGAGATGAACCAGACCTCCGCCTTCGTGGAACCCGTGGCCGGTGGCCGCAGCTACGGCACCTGGCTGGTCTCCGTGGCCCTGGGCGCCCCCCAGTCCTTCACCCACGAGGGGCATACCTACACGCTGGCCATGCGCCTGCGCCGCCAGTACCTGCCCTACGCCTTCACGCTGAAGCAATTCCGGCACGACGTGTACCCCGGCACCGACATCCCCAAGAACTTCTCCAGCCTGGTCCAGGTGGTGAATCCTTCCCGGAACGAATCCCGCGAAGTGCTCATCTACATGAACCAGCCGCTGCGGTACGAGGGCAAGACCTTCTACCAGGCGAGTTTCGGCAAGAACGACACCCTTTCCGTCCTTTCCGTGGTCGAAAATCCCGGCTGGCTTCTTCCCTACGTGTCCTGCGTGCTCGTGTCTCTGGGCCTGCTTGTGCACTTCGCCATCGTCCTGCGCCGCTCCCTGAAGCGCCGCCAGGACAAGAAGGAGGGCTGA